CACTTAATGGGCATTGCTCGCAATTTGGATTTTTAGGTCTACACATCAAAGCACCAAACTCCATAATAGCTTGGTTATGTATGTCTGGACGCTTAACATCTAAAAGCGTGTTAGCTAGTTTTGTGAAATGGTTTTTTCCTCCAGAACTATTTATCGCTAAATCTATTCCGTAAAACCTTGAAAGTAATCTGAATACATTTCCGTCAACAACTGCGTGAGGCAGTTTGTAAGCAAATGAAGAAATAGCAGCAGCAGTATATTCACCAACACCTTTGAGGCTCAAAATATCTTTGTAATTTTTTGGAAAAGCACCCATAAGAACGATTTGTTTTGCAGCAAAGTGTAGATTTCTTGCTCTGGAATAATACCCCAGTCCTTGCCAAAGTTTAAGTACCTCTTCTTCATCAGCATTAGCCAGATGTTCTACACTTGGAAAATGACCTATAAACTTTTCGTAATACGGTAAACCTTGTTTTACTTGAGTTTGTTGTAAGATGATTTCTGATAGCCAAATATTGTAGGGGTTTGTCGTGTTTCGCCAAGGCAAGTCTCTTTTAAATTCTAAGTACCAGCTTATAATTTGAGGTGAAAATTGCATTAAGTCGTTGAGTATAAGGTGTTAAAAGTACTGCTAAGTATCAAAATTTAAATAAAAAGTGAGTAT
The window above is part of the Flavobacteriales bacterium genome. Proteins encoded here:
- the mutY gene encoding A/G-specific adenine glycosylase translates to MQFSPQIISWYLEFKRDLPWRNTTNPYNIWLSEIILQQTQVKQGLPYYEKFIGHFPSVEHLANADEEEVLKLWQGLGYYSRARNLHFAAKQIVLMGAFPKNYKDILSLKGVGEYTAAAISSFAYKLPHAVVDGNVFRLLSRFYGIDLAINSSGGKNHFTKLANTLLDVKRPDIHNQAIMEFGALMCRPKNPNCEQCPLSDECIAFNTNSIESFPVKIKKSESKTLYFDYFFFKFNDNTLVNKRIEKGLWMNLFEFPLIVNTEKKIEKRILKNDTFQKWTKNSSIEVASVKEIKHILSHRVIHARFWEINCNNQLQNHSFKTIKIADLNMLAIPRLVEKYLNLIN